From a region of the Notolabrus celidotus isolate fNotCel1 chromosome 14, fNotCel1.pri, whole genome shotgun sequence genome:
- the tada2a gene encoding transcriptional adapter 2-alpha translates to MDRLASFGNDPFDKPPCRSCSSYLTEPYIKCAECGPSPFLLCLQCFTKGFEYKKHESDHKYEIMTSDFPVLEPGWTAQEEMSLLEAVMDCGFGNWQDVAYQMRTKTKEECESHYMKNFINNPLFSSTLLSLRKTKDSRFAEGAIPFKPSDDPPRPTFDSVLSRDMAGYMPARADFMEEFDNYAEWDLKDIDFVDDDSDILRALKLSVVDIYHSRLKERQRRKKIIRDHGLINLRKFQMLERCYPKEVQELYDVMRRFARVVGPIEHDKFIESHALEFELRREIRRLQEYRKAGIKSFCSAKVYERAKRMREDERRKRTMLCDVLQYIQDSRACHQWLSKQAAIDAGITPAVTTITVSATGRRSAPPLNLTGLPGTEKLNEREKELCQVVRLVPGAYLEYKQALLNECRRQGGLRLAQARALIKIDVNKTRKIYDFLIKEGYITKA, encoded by the exons aTGGACCGCCTTGCATCTTTTGGAA ATGATCCTTTTGATAAACCACCTTGCAGAAGCTGCTCATCTTATCTCACTGAGCCATACATCAAGTGTGCAGAATGTGGACCCTCACCTTTCTTACTCTGCCTCCAG tgcTTCACAAAGGGATTTGAATATAAGAAGCATGAGAGTGATCATAAGTATGAAATCATG ACATCAGACTTTCCTGTGTTGGAGCCAGGATGGACGGCGCAGGAGGAGATGTCTCTGTTAGAGGCGGTCATGGACTGTGGCTTTGGAAACTG GCAGGATGTGGCTTATCAGATGCGCACCAAAACCAAAGAGGAATGTGAGAGCCACTACATGAAGAATTTCATCAACAACCCGCTCTTTTCCTCCACCTTACTGAGCCTACGCAAAACAAAAGACTCTCGCTTTGCAGAGGGTGCTATTCCCTTCAAAC CCTCAGATGATCCTCCTCGGCCCACATTTGACTCTGTGCTGTCTCGAGATATGGCTGGATACATGCCGGCCAGAGCAGACTTCATGGAG GAGTTCGACAACTACGCAGAATGGGATTTAAAAGACATCGACTTTGTGGATGATGACTCAGACATCCTACGTG CTCTCAAGCTTTCTGTTGTCGACATATATCATTCGAGGTTAAAGGAGAGGCAGCGGAGGAAAAA GATAATCCGAGACCACGGCCTGATCAACCTGAGGAAATTCCAGA TGCTGGAGCGATGCTACCCAAAGGAGGTCCAGGAGCTGTATGACGTCATGAGACGATTTGCCAGAGTGGTTGGACCGATTGAACACGACAAATTCATCGAAAGCCACGCAC TGGAGTTTGAGCTGCGCAGAGAGATCCGCAGGCTGCAGGAGTACAGAAAAGCCGGGATCAAGTCTTTCTGCA GTGCAAAGGTGTACGAGCGGGCGAAGCGAATGCGGGAGGACGAGCGGAGGAAGCGGACCATGTTGTGTGACGTGCTGCAGTACATCCAGGACAGCCGAGCGTGCCATCAGTGGCTCAGCAAACAGGCTGCAAT AGATGCCGGCATCACTCCAGCTGTCACAACAATCACAGTGTCAG CGACAGGTAGACGGAGCGCTCCTCCTCTTAACCTGACCGGGCTGCCAGGGACGGAGAAACTCAACGAGCGAGAGAAAGAg TTATGCCAGGTGGTGCGTCTGGTGCCGGGGGCTTACCTGGAGTATAAGCAGGCTTTGCTGAACGAGTGCAGACGGCAGGGCGGGCTGCGTCTGGCACAGGCCCGGGCGCTGATCAAGATCGACGTGAACAAGACACGCAAGATCTACGATTTCCTCATCAAAGAGGGATACATCACCAAGGCCTAG